Genomic window (Candidatus Zixiibacteriota bacterium):
GCACAGCCATTGATCACAAAGCCACCCCAATCGCCGCGCTCACGTGCACCGGGCGCCAGCATGGACGTAAACGTGATGGGGTTGGTGCGCGATCCGACGATCTGCGCATATCCCGAGCGACGGACGATAAATGCCGCAGGAGTCGCAGACGACGTGTCGCCTTCAACCGTCACCCCGACTTGAACGATCAGGGTATCGGTCTTGTCCGGGCACGTCGTTCCCAGCTCGGCGCGATTTTCGCCGACGCTGGCAATACCGACCACACGATATCTCAATGAATCATCACAGATCAGCCAGCGTGTTCCCGCGCCCAGCCGCCCGGTGAGTGCATAGACACGATTCGGGAATACCGCCTGGCCGTTACGGAACGCGATATCCACGAACTTCACCACATCGAAGACATTGACGACGTTGTCACCAGTGGCATCGTCGGCTCCCAGCCGGCGTGACCGGGGACCATTGCGAAAGGCGATATCGACTGAGCCAACCACGTCAAACACGTTGATGATACCGTCACCGGTCAGATCACCAATCTTCGTTTTGGGAACCGTGTCGCAATCCGGGCACACCTGTGCATCAGCGGATTGAGGCGGGACCATCAGTGCCGCTGCTGCGAATGCTCCCAGGGCGATCATTCTCCAGTTGCGATGCATTTCTCCTCCTTGGGCAAATGCCCGTTGTCCAAAAGCCGCCGACCGCTCGGGCCGGACTGTCGATTAGTTGCTTGTGACTGCCTGGCACAGTCTGACGCGCCTCGAGATGGAGGCCGTCGGCGGCGAATCTGGGTGTGCGGAGTGAAGGACAAATTGTCGGCGCGTTAATATGCGGTAAACCGCCGATCGGGCACTCCTTCGGGCTGGCATGCAGGATGTTCCAACGTCATCGGTGGGACGGAATTTCATGACCGCTTTACACGTTCTTTGCAACATCGGGGCACTGTGGGTCGGTGCGTGTGGTTCCGTTCCGCCGGGACCCGCCATGGGGCGTATGAGTCGATGAACGGGGCAACAGTGTTAGTCGTCGAGGATGAGCGCGATATCCTCGAGGTTATCCGCCACAATCTGGCGCGCGAGGGGTATCGGGTTTTGGAAGCGTCCGACGGGGACGAAGGCCTGCGCAGCGCCCTGGATCACGGCCCCGACCTGGTGGTATTGGACATCATGCTGCCGTCGGTTGATGGAATCGAAGTTTGTCGCCAATTGAAATCCGACCCGGTTACCGCCTCGATTCCCATCATCATGGTCACAGCGCGCTCTGATGACACCGACATCGTCTTGGGTTTGATGACGGGGGCGGATGATTACCTCACCAAGCCGTTTTCTCCCAAGGAATTGGTAGCCCGGGTGCGGGCGGTGCTGCGACGCGGCCGGCCGTCGCTTCCCGAGGCGGGACAGTCTCGCGTATTGCGCAAGGGATTGTCGGTCGACCCCGACCGGCACGAGGTTAAAGTCGATGGACGATCGGTTGCGCTGACCGCGACCGAGTTTCGGTTGTTGCACTTCTTGTCCACCAACCCCGGCCGCGTGTTCTCCCGCGAGCAGCTTCTGCATCGCGCGATCGGTTCGGACGCCGTGGTGATCAAGCGCAACATCGACGTACACATTCGCGGCATTCGCAAAAAACTCGGCGACTACGCCGAATTTGTCGAGACGATTCGCGGCGTCGGATACCGTTTTCGCGACAACGGCACCTCCTGACAGGCGGCTTCGCATCGGAATGCGCTCCCGACACGAATTGCCGTAGTAGTCCGTTCATTGCACTTGCCGCAACGGATCGCACCTGCAACACGGCAATCGGTGTCACATTCAGCGTGTACCGGCCGATAGTACATATGGATGGCACTCAAGAGAGTCGCGTTTCAGGGCGAGCGTGGCGCGTTTTCCGAAACGGCAGTTTCGACACTCATCGGCGGGCGTTTCACACCCGTGCCATGTCCCACATTCGAAGATGTGTTCGCCAGTGTCGCCAAGTGTCGCGCCGACCGGGCGGTGATCCCGATTGAAAACTCACTCGCGGGATCGGTGATTGCCAACTACGATCTGCTTGTCCGTCACAGCCTGCACATCATCGGTGAATCACAACTTCGTGTCGTGCATTGTCTGATGGCAAAGCCGGAGGCAAAGCGGCGGCGGATTGTGCAAGTCTACTCTCATCCGGTGGCATTGGAGCAATGCCGGCGGTTTTTGCGGCGTTACAGGAGGATGAAGCCGATTCCGTACTACGACACCGCCGGTGCGGCACGATTGGTCGCCGAATCGGATGACGACAATATCGCTGCCATTGCCGGGCCACACGCGGCCGCAGCGTATGGACTGCGGATTCTGCGCCGATCCATCGAAGATGACCCGACCAACAGCACGCGCTTTCTGCTATTGGCAAGGCGGCGCTCAGAAGTACGCGGCCGTGCCAAGACGTCGCTCGTGTTTGCACTACCCCACGAGCCGGGGGCACTCTTTAAGGCGCTGTCGGTGTTCGCATTGCGGGACATCAATCTCACCAAGCTCGAATCGCGCCCGTCGCGCTCGCGACGCTGGACGTATCACTTCCATGTCGACATTGAAGGCAACGCGAACGACAAAAACATCCGCAACGCCTTATCCCACCTGCAGGAGACGGCGCCGTTTCTGAAAGTGCTGGGGAGTTATCCGATACGGGTGCGAGTAAGCCCGCAGTGACCGAACAGCGTGATTTCTCTGCAAAGCGGACTTACAACTCCAATCGATCCGCAATCTGAGCCATCGCATCGCGGACGCAGGCGATGTGTTCGTCGAGATCGACGCCGAGTGCCGCAGCGCCGTTGACGATGTCGTCGCGGGAGACCTGCGCGGCGAACGACTTCTGTTTGAGCTTCTTCCTCACCGAC
Coding sequences:
- the pheA gene encoding prephenate dehydratase, translating into MALKRVAFQGERGAFSETAVSTLIGGRFTPVPCPTFEDVFASVAKCRADRAVIPIENSLAGSVIANYDLLVRHSLHIIGESQLRVVHCLMAKPEAKRRRIVQVYSHPVALEQCRRFLRRYRRMKPIPYYDTAGAARLVAESDDDNIAAIAGPHAAAAYGLRILRRSIEDDPTNSTRFLLLARRRSEVRGRAKTSLVFALPHEPGALFKALSVFALRDINLTKLESRPSRSRRWTYHFHVDIEGNANDKNIRNALSHLQETAPFLKVLGSYPIRVRVSPQ
- a CDS encoding response regulator; the protein is MNGATVLVVEDERDILEVIRHNLAREGYRVLEASDGDEGLRSALDHGPDLVVLDIMLPSVDGIEVCRQLKSDPVTASIPIIMVTARSDDTDIVLGLMTGADDYLTKPFSPKELVARVRAVLRRGRPSLPEAGQSRVLRKGLSVDPDRHEVKVDGRSVALTATEFRLLHFLSTNPGRVFSREQLLHRAIGSDAVVIKRNIDVHIRGIRKKLGDYAEFVETIRGVGYRFRDNGTS